A single region of the Ahaetulla prasina isolate Xishuangbanna chromosome 13, ASM2864084v1, whole genome shotgun sequence genome encodes:
- the CSPG4 gene encoding chondroitin sulfate proteoglycan 4 produces the protein MASRLPRGTWACWPIFQLLLHLLPIYADPASGVSFFGDDHVEIPLVHTYSTIHLHVQFLTGYHSALLFLAAGQKDYLLLELRAGALQATMDLGSGELSVRSPAELQLNNLVTHDVDLLVTDGKMILIVDGLFNASTEIPEPLRELDIDYGLYVAGTGNLELPYLTGVSLSFRGCLHTLTFNDRDVLTALATATGVKATRGIHEGCSEEFSAGPEVPLGFLGSNSYITFPGWNARNEGTIEFVITTGVKQAPLFYQSGLEKDFFYLEIFDGHLRGVVEKGNGLVLLHNNIYLSNEQDHYVKVYMDNRKFEILVDYYVSQTSSKEIHSHFDLQGPLFLGGLNEKAAGRMKDRGLGFTSAKSFFNNSFVGCIEDLRINEERMSLRDALVTKDVSAGCGKSDQYLDYDSVYEQDEATTSSPLDSWQGPVMEPCRPDPSLPPVFTNFTKLLHVSPLVVAEGGTAFLEWWHTQPTIDLNRANIRQSQVLFSVTTDPRHGQLELNLSKVRSRGKFTLLDIVNRKVKYVHDGSEGPMDQLLLEVTVTAREDIPECLWQGQIYLLPIKINPANDAPEVVFPHGDSMVILEHTRKHLNPAIFQAHDDDTPCDSLRFQVVGGKRMEEGYLEYDFHPGVPIEEFSCRDLEAGQVVYVHQDGPVSTLTIQVNDGMVMSPVATLRIDAVEPDIQIHNNTGLFVLQGDSISITKANLSVVLNAVQQKVPVLYHLVSPLQYGEIQKQGGMSGEWKKTESFYQQDIDQGRIRYASTDDEHRAEDMIEKLQFTIQVGQKILKNNTFPIRIQKAAIRMKTMVPLQMKHEKEKNITSAELEAALDEPGSEQVTFHYVILQPPKKGNLELRGTRLAEGLSFTQEDLQRGQLSYIATVRDSKETEDLFQFRVMAKPYYSPVYFYKLEIGGDPDTPVLTNVLLSVLEGGQAIITKDYLFVKSANSMNYMYEVIDGPTHGKLIWRTSEPGSTRKEMITTFTNEDILQGRLVYQHDDSETLEDDIPFVAIKQEEGSFDSETEEVRGVFRVSIQPVNDHTPVQVVNKVFNVVRKGQRLMTTEDIAFIDEDSGFSDVQLVLVRKDILFGSIIAADDRNSQLYRFTQDDLRKKKILFVHSGADRGWIQFQVSDGLHQITTLLEVQASDPYLKINHTGLVIHQGGQEAIDTSVLRLETNIDIRNDQDILFRILAPPMSGMLLRDGQEVSSFTKKDLLAGDIIYHHNGSRKSQDAIHFSVEANQVSVEETLKVTILADSHLDPLNLVHNEKIHVLQGEAMAIKNDYLLVEHDEIEPQNIIYTIINSPNSGFLVALSQNHASDEPPSLDPIQTFTQEDVDEGKVLFLHSSPEIQRDQFMVDVTADGVDALNGVVVDLEILPISVPLEVHNFTVTEGHSQVLSMDILNIPSTYSSSFDVEFAVVEIPEHGIFRNMERPEAGSLNVFSWYEVENQLIKYVHDGSESLTDRFTIIANVSEVNQQSQPKTISISISPVNDEAPVLMINTELQIEEGGAAEITPEMLQSEDEDTPLEEVIYSIRTPVNGKVVLKSSPDSPIQRFTQAQISSHLVQFIHEGPLEGGFSFDLSDGENMSPGHFFAVKAQKKLVITLENKQDLMVCPGSSEPIRSQNLKAVTNQGEAEKSLLYIIRQPPQFGKLLNSQRNNGDELRNFTQAEVDAGVIAYQHDMPPEPFWIREDNFHFQISSPSGTTDLFVLGVMISFEASCPQGSSQLWRNKGLTVSEAQSAAIDISLLDASNLLTKELEPTRASYDVVFLVTKLPMYGALSLPDGRVNNRHPYFLQSDLAAGGLEYSHNGPGFLDDYFRFDAWLRHNTVKSIQPPQNGEEVVISGLFNITVKDSNEMPPKLVTQGKVLQVLQGSSIMISQEHLNVIDPDSFPEEIQFNISSESSTGFIAKAHNTSVVITQFTQADINAGHLVFVANRTSSTGTLKLVVSDGLHKPMSISLEIMVLPATTWATNQTILEIPQGLNMASLSHKHLLGSLDQGEQNTLYELIRDPEYGQVEVHQKAVRRFSQQQVDNGEVIFTFTDLASSSKDEFQFLATSGAINISGIVNVTVKALVKTQQEILWPRGTTVLLNTNVLDARDLADRTNSTPEFRILQAPQGSNLVKVSRDNTDRPVSIDTFTQDDLKEGLIGLEIWETEDSGPNLQEDRFQFELIAKGVPPALAWMVYTTETFNSSTPYRATLINMPGPQESSHSSTPQSMTSPFQTFTIVPYESKMPPSNSNKSHVLPTTRSGQEPTSQTEKSSLLGFIEANMFSVILPICLILLLLALILPLLFYLHKRNKTGKHNVQGTPPKYKNGTVVDQETFRKTDPSQSIPLTTINTLEAKEPGSNSKGPGPGRQQDPELLQYCRTSNPALKNSQYWV, from the exons TGTCTTTTTTTGGAGATGACCATGTGGAGATCCCCTTGGTCCACACCTACAGCACCATCCATCTTCACGTGCAGTTCCTCACCGGCTATCACAGTGCCCTTCTCTTCTTGGCTGCTGGGCAAAAGGACTATCTTCTTCTAGAGCTCCGTGCTGGAGCCCTGCAG GCCACAATGGACCTGGGCTCAGGAGAACTGTCTGTCAGGTCCCCAGCAGAACTACAACTCAACAACCTTGTGACTCATGATGTTGATCTTCTGGTGACGGATGGCAAGATGATCTTGATTGTGGATGGGCTCTTTAATGCTTCCACAGAAATTCCAGAGCCTCTTCGAGAATTGGACATTGATTATGGGCTCTATGTGGCAGGTACAGGAAACCTGGAATTGCCGTACCTCACTGGAGTGAGTTTGTCATTCCGGGGCTGTCTCCATACTCTGACATTTAATGATCGTGATGTCCTCACTGCGCTGGCAACTGCCACTGGTGTCAAAGCAACTCGTGGCATCCATGAGGGATGCAGTGAAGAATTCTCTGCTGGCCCCGAGGTTCCTTTGGGCTTCCTAGGATCAAACTCTTACATCACGTTTCCTGGTTGGAATGCAAGGAACGAAGGAACCATAGAGTTTGTGATCACCACAGGTGTCAAACAGGCCCCTCTGTTTTACCAATCGGGGCTGGAAAAGGATTTCTTCTACCTGGAAATCTTTGACGGACACTTAAGAGGTGTGGTGGAGAAAGGGAATGGCCTGGTACTGCTTCACAACAACATCTACCTCAGCAACGAGCAGGATCACTATGTCAAGGTCTACATGGACAATCGAAAATTTGAGATCCTGGTTGACTATTATGTCTCACAGACTTCTAGCAAGGAGATCCATAGCCACTTTGACCTTCAAGGACCTCTTTTTCTCGGCGGTCTGAATGAGAAGGCTGCCGGCAGAATGAAAGACCGTGGACTGGGCTTTACATCTGCAAAGAGCTTCTTCAATAACTCCTTTGTGGGTTGCATAGAGGACTTGAGGATTAATGAGGAAAGGATGAGCCTGAGAGATGCTCTTGTGACGAAAGACGTAAGCGCTGGCTGTGGAAAGTCAGATCAGTACTTGGATTATGATAGTGTTTATGAACAGGATGAAGCCACCACAAGCTCCCCTCTTGACAGTTGGCAGGGCCCTGTTATGGAGCCCTGTCGCCCAGATCCTAGCTTGCCCCCAGTCTTCACTAACTTCACCAAACTCTTGCACGTCAGTCCCCTGGTAGTTGCTGAAGGAGGCACGGCTTTTTTGGAGTGGTGGCACACTCAGCCGACCATTGACCTCAACCGTGCAAACATCAGGCAATCTCAAGTCCTCTTCAGTGTCACTACGGACCCAAGACATGGGCAGCTGGAATTAAACCTCTCCAAAGTCAGGAGCAGAGGCAAGTTCACTCTCTTGGACATTGTGAATCGGAAGGTCAAGTATGTTCATGATGGTTCTGAGGGCCCCATGGATCAGCTGCTCTTGGAGGTCACTGTGACTGCCAGAGAAGATATTCCAGAGTGCTTGTGGCAAGGCCAAATATATTTGCTCCCCATTAAGATCAACCCAGCCAATGATGCTCCTGAAGTGGTTTTCCCACATGGAGATTCCATGGTCATCCTGGAACACACACGCAAACATCTCAACCCAGCCATCTTTCAAGCCCATGATGACGATACCCCCTGTGACAGCTTGCGATTCCAAGTGGTTGGTGGGAAGAGAATGGAAGAAGGATATCTGGAGTACGACTTCCATCCTGGAGTCCCAATTGAAGAGTTTTCCTGCAGAGATctggaagcaggccaggtggtctATGTCCATCAAGATGGGCCTGTATCCACCCTTACCATCCAAGTGAACGATGGCATGGTGATGAGCCCGGTGGCCACCTTGAGGATAGATGCAGTGGAGCCAGATATCCAGATCCACAATAACACAGGACTCTTTGTCCTACAAGGGGACAGCATTTCAATAACCAAAGCCAACCTTTCTGTGGTTCTTAATGCCGTCCAGCAAAAAGTACCTGTGTTGTATCACTTGGTCTCTCCTCTTCAGTATGGTGAGATCCAGAAGCAAGGAGGGATGAGTGGAGAGtggaagaaaacagaatctttttACCAGCAGGATATTGATCAAGGACGCATCCGGTACGCTAGCACAGATGATGAACATCGAGCAGAAGACATGATTGAGAAGCTTCAGTTCACCATCCAGGTAGGCCAGAAGATCCTGAAAAACAACACCTTCCCCATCAGAATTCAAAAGGCTGCCATCAGGATGAAAACTATGGTCCCCCTCCAGATGAAAcatgagaaagagaaaaacatcaCATCTGCTGAACTGGAGGCAGCTTTGGATGAACCAGGTTCTGAGCAAGTGACTTTCCACTATGTGATCCTTCAGCCACCCAAAAAGGGAAATCTTGAACTTCGAGGCACCAGGCTGGCTGAGGGCTTGAGTTTTACCCAGGAGGATTTACAGAGAGGACAACTGAGTTACATTGCAACTGTTAGAGACTCCAAGGAAACAGAAGACCTTTTCCAGTTCCGGGTCATGGCTAAACCCTATTATTCccctgtatatttttacaaattagAAATAGGGGGGGATCCAGATACTCCTGTCTTAACCAATGTCCTTTTGTCCGTTTTAGAAGGAGGACAGGCCATCATTACCAAGGACTATTTGTTTGTCAAGAGTGCCAACAGCATGAACTACATGTATGAGGTGATAGATGGTCCTACACATGGGAAACTTATCTGGAGGACCTCTGAGCCTGGATCAACCAGGAAAGAGATGATAACAACATTCACAAATGAAGACATCCTACAAGGTCGCCTTGTCTACCAGCATGATGATTCTGAGACTCTAGAAGACGACATCCCATTTGTAGCCATCAAGCAGGAGGAAGGAAGCTTTGACTCAGAGACTGAGGAGGTGAGAGGTGTCTTCAGGGTCTCCATTCAGCCCGTCAACGACCACACCCCAGTTCAGGTGGTCAACAAGGTCTTCAACGTGGTGCGTAAAGGGCAACGCCTGATGACTACAGAAGACATAGCCTTTATCGATGAAGATTCAGGTTTTTCAGATGTCCAGCTAGTGTTGGTAAGAAAAGATATTCTTTTCGGTAGCATCATTGCCGCAGATGATAGAAATAGCCAGCTCTATCGCTTCACCCAAGATGacttgaggaagaaaaaaatcctctttGTCCACTCAGGAGCTGACCGAGGCTGGATTCAGTTCCAGGTTTCTGATGGTCTTCACCAGATCACAACACTTCTGGAAGTGCAAGCTTCAGACCCTTACCTCAAGATCAACCATACTGGCTTAGTCATTCACCAAGGTGGCCAAGAAGCCATTGACACCTCTGTCCTCAGGTTGGAAACCAACATAGACATCAGGAACGACCAGGACATTCTCTTCCGTATCTTGGCCCCACCCATGTCAGGAATGTTGCTACGAGATGGCCAGGAAGTCTCGTCTTTTACCAAAAAGGACCTTCTGGCAGGAGATATTATTTACCATCACAACGGGAGCAGAAAGTCCCAGGATGCTATTCATTTTTCTGTTGAAGCAAATCAGGTGTCTGTGGAAGAGACACTGAAGGTTACCATATTAGCAGATTCCCATCTTGACCCACTAAATCTTGTCCACAACGAGAAGATACATGTCCTCCAAGGAGAAGCGATGGCGATTAAAAATGACTACTTGCTG GTTGAGCATGATGAAATTGAACCCCAAAACATCATCTATACAATCATCAACTCTCCCAACTCAGGGTTTCTGGTGGCTTTGTCTCAAAACCATGCTTCGGATGAACCTCCAAGCCTGGATCCCATCCAGACCTTCACCCAGGAAGATGTAGATGAAGGCAAAGTTCTCTTTCTCCATTCCAGCCCCGAGATTCAGAGGGATCAGTTCATGGTTGATGTTACCGCTGATGGCGTAGATGCTCTGAACGGGGTAGTAGTAGACCTGGAGATTCTTCCAATTTCAGTTCCTCTGGAGGTTCACAATTTCACAGTGACTGAAGGCCACAGCCAAGTGCTTTCCATGGACATTCTGAATATTCCCAGCACTTACTCCTCATCTTTCGACGTAGAATTTGCGGTTGTTGAGATACCAGAGCATGGCATCTTCCGGAATATGGAAAGACCTGAAGCAGGCAGCTTAAATGTTTTCTCCTGGTATGAG GTAGAGAATCAGCTCATCAAGTATGTGCATGATGGAAGTGAGTCCTTGACTGACAGATTCACAATCATTGCCAATGTTTCTGAAGTTAATCAACAGAGTCAACCCAAGACCATCTCCATTAGCATCTCTCCAGTCAATGATGAGGCACCGGTGCTAATGATCAACACAGAACTGCAG ATTGAAGAAGGCGGTGCTGCTGAGATTACCCCGGAGATGCTCCAAAGTGAAGATGAAGACACCCCTCTAGAAGAAGTCATCTATTCCATCAGGACCCCAGTCAATGGGAAGGTGGTCTTGAAATCATCACCTGACAGTCCAATCCAGCGGTTCACCCAGGCCCAGATAAGCAGCCATCTTGTTCAGTTCATCCATGAAG GACCTCTGGAGGGCGGGTTTTCCTTTGATCTATCTGATGGTGAGAACATGTCTCCTGGACACTTTTTTGCTGTGAAAGCCCAAAAGAAACTTGTCatcactttggaaaataagcaagATCTGATGGTGTGCCCAG GTTCTTCTGAGCCAATCAGAAGTCAGAACCTGAAAGCAGTGACCAATCAAGGAGAAGCTGAAAAGTCTTTACTTTACATCATACGACAACCTCCACAGTTTGGCAAGCTGTTGAATAGCCAGAGGAACAACGGAGATGAGCTGAGAAATTTCACCCAAGCTGAG GTAGATGCTGGGGTGATTGCATACCAACATGATATGCCGCCAGAACCTTTTTGGATCCGTGAGGATAATTTTCACTTCCAAATTTCTTCTCCGTCGGGGACCACAGACCTATTTGTTCTTGGCGTGATGATATCGTTCGAGGCCAGCTGTCCTCAGGGCTCCTCTCAGCTGTGGAGAAATAAAG GCCTCACTGTCTCAGAAGCTCAAAGTGCAGCCATCGACATCTCATTACTTGATGCCTCCAACCTTCTTACCAAGGAACTGGAACCAACGAGAGCCTCCTATGATGTGGTCTTTCTGGTGACCAAATTGCCCATGTATGGGGCCCTTTCTCTTCCAGATGGTCGAGTTAATAACAGACacccctattttctgcaatctgacCTTGCTGCAGGTGGACTGGAATATTCTCACAACGGTCCTGGATTCCTGGATGATTATTTCAGATTTGATGCTTGGCTCCGGCACAACACGGTGAAATCTATTCAGCCCCCACAAAACGGAGAGGAAGTGGTTATTTCTGGGTTGTTCAACATCACAGTGAAAGACAGTAATGAGATGCCACCAAAGCTAGTCACCCAAGGAAAAGTCTTACAAGTTCTCCAAGGTTCCTCCATCATGATCTCCCAAGAACATTTGAATGTCATAGATCCAGACAGTTTCCCTGAAGAAATCCAATTCAACATTAGTTCTGAATCTTCAACTGGATTTATTGCTAAGGCCCATAATACATCCGTAGTTATAACCCAGTTCACACAAGCAGACATCAATGCAGGGCACCTGGTGTTTGTTGCCAATAGAACAAGTTCAACTGGAACTTTGAAGCTTGTTGTGTCAGATGGACTCCACAAGCCAATGTCCATTTCTCTGGAAATCATGGTTCTTCCAGCAACCACATGGGCAACCAATCAGACCATCTTGGAAATACCCCAAGGCTTGAACATGGCTTCACTGTCTCACAAACATCTTCTAGGGTCTTTAGACCAAGGAGAGCAAAACACCCTCTATGAACTCATCAGGGACCCAGAGTATGGGCAGGTGGAAGTCCATCAAAAGGCCGTGAGACGTTTTTCACAACAACAGGTGGACAATGGAGAAGTGATCTTTACTTTCACAGATTTGGCCTCCTCCTCCAAAGATGAATTTCAATTCCTTGCCACCTCAGGAGCCATCAATATTTCAGGGATTGTGAATGTAACAGTCAAGGCCTTAGTGAAAACCCAGCAGGAGATTCTTTGGCCCAGAGGAACCACTGTGCTGCTTAATACCAATGTCCTTGATGCACGTGATCTTGCCGACAGGACAAACAGCACCCCTGAATTCAGAATTCTCCAAGCACCTCAAGGGAGCAACTTGGTGAAAGTCTCCAGGGACAACACGGATCGGCCTGTCTCCATCGACACTTTTACCCAAGATGACCTCAAGGAagggttaattggattagaaatcTGGGAGACAGAAGATTCAGGGCCAAATCTCCAAGAGGATCGCTTTCAATTTGAATTGATTGCAAAAGGTGTGCCCCCTGCCTTGGCCTGGATGGTGTACACCACTGAGACCTTCAACTCCTCAACCCCCTATAGGGCCACCTTGATCAATATGCCTGGTCCCCAGGAAAGCAGCCATAGCTCTACCCCACAGAGCATGACCTCCCCCTTCCAGACTTTTACAATCGTGCCTTATGAATCCAAAATGCCCCCCTCTAATTCCAACAAGTCCCACGTCCTTCCAACAACCAGATCAGGCCAAGAACCAACATCTCAGACAGAAAAGAGTTCTCTCCTGGGCTTCATTGAAGCCAACATGTTCAGCGTCATCCTCCCCATTTGTCTCATTCTTCTGCTTCTGGCTTTGATCCTACCTCTGCTTTTCTATCTCCACAAACGGAACAAAACTGGCAAGCACAATGTTCAGGGGACGCCACCCAAATACAAGAATGGAACGGTAGTGGACCAAGAAACCTTCCGTAAGACTGATCCTAGTCAAAGCATACCTCTGACCACCATCAATACCTTGGAGGCCAAAGAACCAGGATCCAACTCAAAGGGACCCGGGCCGGGAAGACAGCAGGATCCAGAATTGCTCCAGTACTGTAGGACATCTAACCCAGCTTTGAAAAACAGCCAATATTGGGTTTAA